A genomic stretch from Sulfurihydrogenibium azorense Az-Fu1 includes:
- a CDS encoding sensor domain-containing diguanylate cyclase, which translates to MVITEEKIDVIFSRLLTYVEKKFKSFLCKESLFQIKDLLTQTLKDKNKVKSFEEIGLFFAESDVIFVEAVSLFDFLRKNFIAHLPNNVDLREAKRVERLFEDIVNSFSKGYVESYTKREINNLTFLENHIIPSEMIYQLSRPLKSHIEYLRNFLYSIITDRDFDSVDYKSCEFRIWLKEEGKQLIEEEIIFKNIKFLHKNFHNLIEIAQSYKNQGFYKELFFILNEIENILLQNINNFSYLNTKLLALEFAKDPLTGVSTRRGFNVILQKHFEISELTRLPISIIIADIDFFKKINDTYGHLAGDEALKHFVKIIKQNLRKSDYIFRFGGEEFIILLPNTTLEEAIVIAEKIRETLEKTPLIYNGKEIKITASFGVKEVHPGEPVDRIIEDVDKKLYKAKESGRNKVIY; encoded by the coding sequence ATGGTTATAACAGAAGAAAAAATTGATGTAATTTTTTCTAGACTTTTGACATACGTTGAAAAAAAATTTAAATCTTTTTTATGTAAAGAAAGTCTATTCCAAATAAAAGATTTACTTACTCAAACATTAAAAGATAAAAATAAGGTTAAATCTTTTGAAGAAATAGGATTATTTTTTGCAGAAAGCGATGTTATTTTTGTTGAAGCTGTATCTCTTTTTGACTTTTTGAGAAAAAATTTCATAGCCCACTTACCTAACAATGTAGATTTAAGAGAAGCTAAGAGGGTAGAGAGACTTTTTGAAGATATAGTAAACTCCTTTTCAAAAGGATATGTTGAAAGTTATACTAAAAGAGAAATAAACAACTTAACATTTTTAGAAAACCATATAATACCAAGTGAGATGATTTATCAGCTCTCTAGACCTTTAAAATCACATATTGAGTATCTTAGAAACTTTCTATACTCAATCATTACTGATAGAGATTTTGATAGTGTAGACTACAAATCCTGTGAGTTTAGAATCTGGTTAAAGGAAGAAGGAAAACAGCTTATAGAAGAAGAGATAATATTCAAAAACATTAAATTCTTACATAAAAACTTCCATAATTTAATAGAAATAGCTCAAAGCTATAAAAATCAAGGATTTTATAAAGAATTATTCTTCATCTTAAATGAAATAGAAAATATTCTACTTCAGAATATAAATAACTTTTCTTACCTAAACACTAAACTTTTAGCACTTGAATTTGCTAAAGATCCATTAACAGGAGTTTCGACAAGAAGAGGATTTAACGTAATTTTACAAAAGCACTTTGAAATTTCTGAGCTTACAAGACTTCCTATATCAATCATAATTGCAGATATTGACTTTTTTAAAAAGATAAATGATACTTACGGTCATTTAGCTGGAGATGAAGCTTTAAAACATTTCGTTAAAATAATAAAGCAAAACTTGAGAAAATCTGACTATATATTCAGATTTGGTGGTGAGGAGTTTATAATTCTCCTTCCAAACACAACTTTAGAAGAAGCTATTGTAATAGCTGAAAAAATAAGAGAAACTTTAGAAAAAACACCTTTGATATACAACGGAAAAGAGATTAAGATAACAGCAAGTTTTGGAGTTAAAGAAGTACATCCAGGAGAACCTGTAGATAGGATAATAGAAGATGTAGATAAAAAACTATACAAGGCTAAAGAATCTGGAAGGAACAAGGTTATTTATTAA
- a CDS encoding EAL and HDOD domain-containing protein — translation MILCKVPVFDDKKNLYAYEIKYEREESNLNQMIKDLYYTISQLDIKKFLSGKNAFIKVHPDVIIFTDFLNLINKEVFILEVESKYLKSKILLDKLKSLKEEGFTFSLEVSEGEFNPDTYLPAVSIFEYLSVSLKNFNSDKEKFISLIHELPFMLKAEDVDSNEDFNKALNLGFKLFEGEFFTKPEQLTTKEESFNKLEVLKLIRYVTEEDDLNDIAEAIKANPDISVALLKYVNSSFFYLANPITSINRAVIYLGRKNILSWLLLISMISVAKNDMDIEAVKMELFRGKFMELLSLKINPDQNIADTAFLVGVLSLAEKIFKVDIKTILNDLKLSQEFEKVLVERSGYFGELLNFVINIEKNNLKEVKKFKENYGLSDKEIGDITVETYKWIDTIFEIVR, via the coding sequence ATGATTTTATGTAAGGTTCCTGTTTTTGATGATAAAAAAAATCTCTATGCCTATGAAATAAAATACGAAAGAGAAGAATCTAATCTAAACCAAATGATAAAAGATTTATACTACACCATATCTCAATTAGATATAAAAAAATTTTTAAGTGGAAAGAATGCCTTTATAAAGGTTCACCCGGATGTAATAATTTTCACAGATTTTTTAAATCTGATAAACAAGGAAGTATTTATTTTAGAAGTAGAGTCAAAATATTTAAAATCTAAAATTTTATTAGATAAGTTAAAATCCTTAAAGGAAGAAGGATTTACCTTCTCTTTAGAAGTCTCTGAAGGAGAGTTTAACCCAGACACATACCTACCTGCCGTAAGTATATTTGAGTATTTATCTGTAAGTTTAAAAAACTTTAACTCAGATAAAGAAAAATTTATAAGTCTTATTCATGAGCTACCTTTTATGCTAAAAGCAGAAGATGTCGATAGTAATGAAGACTTTAACAAAGCATTAAATCTTGGATTTAAACTCTTTGAAGGAGAATTTTTTACAAAACCAGAGCAGTTAACTACGAAAGAAGAAAGTTTTAATAAGTTAGAGGTTTTAAAATTAATTAGATATGTAACTGAAGAAGATGATCTAAACGATATTGCAGAAGCGATAAAAGCGAATCCTGATATAAGTGTAGCACTACTTAAGTATGTAAACTCATCATTCTTTTACTTAGCAAATCCTATTACATCAATAAATAGAGCTGTTATTTATCTGGGGAGAAAGAACATTTTAAGTTGGCTGCTTTTAATTTCTATGATTTCTGTAGCTAAAAATGATATGGATATAGAAGCTGTTAAAATGGAACTGTTTAGAGGTAAATTTATGGAATTGTTGAGCTTAAAAATAAACCCTGATCAAAATATAGCAGATACTGCTTTTTTAGTCGGTGTTTTGTCTTTAGCAGAAAAGATATTTAAAGTTGATATAAAGACAATTTTAAATGATTTAAAACTATCCCAAGAATTTGAAAAGGTTTTAGTAGAGAGATCTGGATACTTTGGAGAGTTGTTAAATTTTGTGATAAACATTGAGAAAAACAATTTAAAAGAAGTAAAGAAGTTTAAAGAAAATTATGGTTTATCAGACAAAGAAATAGGGGACATTACTGTTGAAACTTATAAATGGATAGATACCATTTTTGAGATAGTGAGGTAA
- the rpsP gene encoding 30S ribosomal protein S16 yields MVKIRLARAGRKKHPVFRMVVIDSKKPREGKAIEYLGTYDPILKTGNVNVEKAKEWISKGAQPTERALKILKSFGLEN; encoded by the coding sequence TTGGTTAAGATAAGACTTGCAAGAGCAGGAAGAAAGAAGCATCCAGTTTTTAGAATGGTAGTTATAGATAGTAAAAAACCAAGAGAAGGAAAGGCTATAGAGTATTTAGGAACTTATGACCCAATATTAAAAACTGGGAATGTAAATGTAGAAAAGGCAAAAGAATGGATCAGTAAAGGAGCTCAACCTACTGAAAGGGCGCTTAAAATATTGAAATCTTTCGGATTAGAAAACTAA
- a CDS encoding KH domain-containing protein has translation MSKLTEIVEQMAKAIVDHPEKVEVKEIEGEKTTVVELKVAPEDLGKVIGKQGRTARAMRTILAAVSRKANKKAVLEILE, from the coding sequence ATGAGCAAGCTTACAGAAATTGTAGAACAGATGGCAAAAGCTATCGTAGACCACCCTGAGAAAGTTGAAGTTAAAGAGATTGAGGGAGAAAAAACAACTGTTGTTGAGCTTAAAGTAGCTCCAGAAGACTTAGGAAAAGTAATCGGAAAGCAAGGTAGAACAGCAAGAGCTATGAGAACTATTCTGGCAGCTGTTTCAAGAAAAGCCAATAAGAAAGCAGTTTTAGAAATATTAGAATAA
- the tsaE gene encoding tRNA (adenosine(37)-N6)-threonylcarbamoyltransferase complex ATPase subunit type 1 TsaE — protein sequence MEEKVLVKNLKELESFTQDFSKRLKGNEVILLEGDLGAGKTTFTKYLLKALGVEEEVTSPTFGIMNQYEGKNFDIYHLDMYRINSFDISDFIGKGLVIIEWPKENIDYKNVYKITINQLEDDSRLFIIEGG from the coding sequence ATGGAAGAGAAAGTTTTAGTAAAAAATTTAAAAGAGTTGGAAAGCTTTACACAAGATTTTTCAAAAAGATTAAAAGGAAACGAAGTTATCTTACTTGAAGGAGACTTAGGAGCTGGAAAGACAACTTTTACAAAGTATTTACTAAAAGCTTTAGGGGTTGAAGAGGAAGTAACATCTCCTACCTTTGGAATAATGAATCAGTATGAAGGGAAAAACTTTGATATATATCATCTGGATATGTATAGAATAAACAGCTTTGACATATCAGACTTTATTGGGAAAGGATTAGTTATCATTGAGTGGCCAAAGGAAAACATTGATTATAAAAATGTTTACAAGATAACCATAAACCAGTTAGAAGATGATAGTAGATTGTTTATAATAGAAGGGGGATAA
- the dapA gene encoding 4-hydroxy-tetrahydrodipicolinate synthase encodes MFYGSVVALITPFKDGSLDRKSLKKLIEFHIENQTDAIVVAGTTGESPTLTYEEHELLIELAVEYAHKRIPIIAGTGANSTHEAILLTKFAEKVGADASLQVVPYYNKPTQEGIYQHFKAIAEETNIPLILYNIPSRTGVDMLPETFARLYSDFPNVIGIKEATGNVARVSETISLTNEEVLILSGDDALTLPMMAVGAKGVISVANNIIPKEISQMCKLALEGKFDEALKIHNKYWDLFKVLFIETNPIPVKTAAYLMGLIDSGELRLPLYYMNSKNEEKLKDVLKKHGLIS; translated from the coding sequence ATGTTTTACGGCTCTGTTGTTGCTCTTATAACGCCATTTAAAGATGGTTCCTTAGACAGAAAATCTCTAAAAAAATTAATAGAGTTTCATATAGAAAATCAAACAGATGCAATCGTTGTAGCAGGAACAACGGGAGAGTCTCCTACTTTAACCTATGAAGAACATGAGCTTTTAATTGAGCTTGCTGTTGAGTATGCCCATAAGAGAATACCTATAATAGCAGGAACAGGAGCAAACTCTACCCATGAGGCTATACTCCTTACCAAGTTTGCAGAAAAAGTAGGAGCTGATGCTTCTTTACAGGTTGTACCTTACTACAATAAACCTACTCAGGAAGGGATATACCAGCACTTTAAAGCTATAGCAGAAGAAACCAACATACCACTTATCCTTTACAACATTCCATCAAGAACAGGTGTTGATATGCTACCAGAGACTTTTGCAAGACTTTACTCTGATTTTCCTAACGTAATTGGGATAAAAGAAGCAACTGGAAACGTTGCAAGAGTTTCAGAAACTATATCCCTTACAAACGAAGAGGTTTTAATACTATCTGGAGATGATGCTTTAACCCTTCCTATGATGGCTGTCGGTGCAAAGGGAGTTATCTCAGTTGCAAACAATATAATTCCAAAAGAGATATCTCAGATGTGTAAGCTGGCCTTAGAAGGCAAGTTTGACGAAGCTCTAAAAATTCACAACAAATATTGGGACTTGTTTAAAGTCCTGTTTATAGAAACAAACCCTATACCTGTAAAAACAGCTGCATACCTTATGGGACTTATAGACAGTGGAGAGTTAAGACTTCCACTTTACTATATGAACTCAAAAAACGAAGAGAAGTTAAAAGATGTTCTAAAGAAGCACGGGCTGATTTCTTAA
- a CDS encoding Gfo/Idh/MocA family protein, whose product MEKALECVLKVGIVGIGNMGSKYVNKFRELNLDYVLIDSNQSQFEKYPEDVPKYTDLEEALEKENINFLFVATSPTSHIPIARKAIERNINVMVEKPPALSRRDFEDILDFAYKNNVILAVSEIELNSSSVRNLKINGKVENVEGYRLNLGKGYINPFFDLAWHDLYIFNYLFGNFSIKKVSIEGNNVYVNANSDNTEFNLQVAWLNPFLKRSWHLKSGSEETLLDFVEDKIIYPSGEVVEKDNIDKLKMMIEKFIKNPSYESSLRALNILKEIEKINI is encoded by the coding sequence TTGGAAAAAGCGTTGGAGTGTGTTTTGAAGGTAGGAATAGTTGGCATAGGAAATATGGGAAGTAAATATGTAAATAAGTTTAGAGAGTTAAATTTAGACTATGTTCTCATAGACTCTAACCAGTCTCAGTTTGAGAAGTATCCAGAAGATGTGCCAAAATACACAGATTTAGAAGAAGCTCTTGAAAAAGAGAATATAAACTTTTTATTTGTTGCAACCTCTCCAACCTCCCATATACCTATAGCAAGAAAAGCTATCGAGAGAAACATAAACGTAATGGTAGAAAAACCCCCTGCCCTTTCAAGAAGAGATTTTGAAGATATCTTAGATTTCGCATATAAAAACAACGTTATCTTAGCTGTGTCAGAAATTGAGCTTAACTCAAGTAGCGTTAGAAATTTAAAGATAAATGGTAAAGTCGAGAATGTTGAAGGTTATAGGTTAAACTTAGGAAAGGGATATATAAATCCTTTTTTTGACCTTGCGTGGCATGACCTTTATATATTTAACTATCTCTTTGGAAACTTTTCCATAAAAAAAGTTAGTATAGAAGGAAATAACGTTTACGTAAACGCAAACTCAGATAACACAGAGTTTAACCTTCAAGTTGCATGGCTTAACCCTTTCTTAAAAAGAAGCTGGCATTTAAAATCAGGTAGTGAAGAAACTTTGTTAGACTTTGTAGAGGACAAAATAATCTACCCATCAGGAGAAGTTGTAGAGAAGGATAACATTGATAAGTTAAAGATGATGATAGAAAAATTTATAAAAAATCCATCTTACGAAAGCTCCTTAAGAGCTTTAAACATTTTAAAAGAGATAGAAAAAATTAACATATAA
- a CDS encoding DegT/DnrJ/EryC1/StrS family aminotransferase has product MIPIIKPFFGKEEEETVLEIMRSGQITRGKWTLKFRESFKDYIGVAFCHTVCSGTAALYIGLKAIGISKKEDVVIVPSLSFMATIDAVIMAGGTPVVIDVDESYTMDVNQLEDAIKKYNPKAIIPVHLFGQTADMDRIKSLCQEKNIIIFEDAAQAHGAEYKGKKAGSLGDLSAFSFYASKNVAMGEGGAILTSSPYIDEKITNWIEFGDHPALNLRITEFQAGIGYWQLKRLEETNEKRRKIAKVYNEEFKDLPGLILPQELPDRKHVYHIYALRHPERNKIVEKLIENGIGARVYYEYTLHELRNVEHLPCDFGEKCSRELFAIPIHASLTENEVEYIVDTVKKVVKEI; this is encoded by the coding sequence ATGATTCCGATTATTAAACCTTTTTTTGGAAAAGAAGAGGAAGAAACAGTTTTAGAAATTATGAGAAGTGGACAGATTACAAGAGGAAAATGGACTTTAAAGTTTAGAGAGAGTTTTAAAGATTACATAGGAGTTGCATTTTGTCATACAGTTTGTAGTGGTACAGCTGCACTTTACATAGGTTTAAAGGCAATAGGCATAAGTAAAAAAGAAGATGTGGTTATAGTTCCATCTTTAAGTTTTATGGCAACTATAGATGCTGTTATAATGGCAGGTGGGACGCCTGTTGTTATTGATGTTGATGAAAGTTATACAATGGATGTAAACCAGTTAGAAGATGCTATTAAAAAGTACAATCCAAAAGCAATCATACCAGTACATCTGTTTGGTCAAACTGCAGACATGGACAGAATAAAATCTTTATGTCAAGAAAAAAATATAATAATTTTTGAAGATGCAGCACAGGCACACGGAGCTGAGTATAAAGGTAAAAAAGCAGGAAGTTTAGGAGATTTATCTGCTTTTAGCTTTTACGCATCTAAAAACGTCGCAATGGGAGAAGGTGGAGCTATCCTTACAAGCTCTCCTTACATTGATGAAAAGATTACAAACTGGATTGAGTTTGGAGACCATCCAGCCTTAAATCTAAGAATTACAGAATTTCAAGCAGGTATAGGATACTGGCAGTTAAAAAGGTTAGAGGAGACAAACGAAAAAAGAAGAAAGATAGCTAAAGTATATAATGAAGAGTTTAAAGATTTACCGGGTTTAATACTTCCACAAGAACTTCCAGATAGAAAACACGTTTATCACATATACGCTTTAAGACATCCAGAGAGAAACAAAATAGTAGAAAAACTTATAGAAAACGGTATAGGTGCAAGGGTTTACTATGAGTACACATTACATGAGCTAAGAAACGTAGAACATTTACCTTGTGATTTTGGAGAAAAGTGTAGTAGAGAGCTGTTTGCAATTCCAATTCATGCTTCTTTAACAGAAAATGAAGTTGAATATATTGTTGATACGGTCAAAAAAGTTGTCAAAGAGATATAG
- the ribH gene encoding 6,7-dimethyl-8-ribityllumazine synthase, producing the protein MKIIEGNLAAEGLKFGIVLGRFNSFITERLLEGAIDCILRHGGNKENIDVVRVPGSFEIPLIAKKLAKSGKYDAVICLGAVIRGSTPHFDYVANEVTKGIAQVSLETEVPISYGILTTDTIEQAIERAGTKMGNKGFDAALTAIEMVNIIKQIG; encoded by the coding sequence ATGAAAATAATAGAAGGGAATCTGGCAGCTGAAGGTTTAAAGTTTGGTATTGTACTTGGAAGGTTTAACAGCTTTATTACAGAGAGACTCTTAGAGGGTGCGATTGATTGTATACTAAGACACGGTGGCAACAAGGAAAATATAGATGTTGTAAGAGTACCGGGTTCCTTTGAGATTCCTTTAATTGCAAAGAAGTTAGCTAAATCTGGGAAATACGACGCTGTTATATGTCTTGGAGCTGTAATAAGAGGGTCTACGCCTCATTTTGATTATGTTGCAAATGAAGTAACAAAAGGAATAGCTCAAGTTTCCTTAGAAACAGAAGTTCCTATATCTTACGGCATTTTAACAACAGACACAATAGAGCAAGCAATAGAAAGAGCCGGAACAAAAATGGGAAATAAAGGCTTTGACGCAGCTCTAACAGCTATAGAAATGGTAAACATAATAAAACAGATAGGATAA
- the nusB gene encoding transcription antitermination factor NusB, which produces MKQSIKNIQRQARELLLKVFYTFDQKGEPLEDILKEYTNLKEISPEVINYAKEIISFFNEKKDKVDEMIKSHLEKWRFERLGYIEKALLKIAITDFLKLKEKGREENFMIKRIILDTLDLVECYTGSKKSVKFVNGILGRVVRELFKGYEDSFYIRSTQ; this is translated from the coding sequence ATGAAACAAAGTATAAAAAACATACAAAGACAAGCAAGAGAACTACTACTTAAAGTTTTTTACACATTTGACCAAAAAGGTGAACCTTTAGAAGATATTTTAAAAGAGTATACAAATTTAAAAGAAATAAGTCCTGAAGTTATAAACTATGCTAAAGAGATAATTTCCTTCTTCAATGAAAAGAAAGATAAGGTAGATGAAATGATAAAATCACATCTGGAAAAATGGAGGTTTGAAAGGTTAGGATATATAGAGAAAGCATTATTGAAAATAGCTATAACTGATTTTCTCAAGTTAAAAGAAAAAGGAAGAGAAGAAAATTTTATGATAAAACGAATAATATTAGATACGTTAGATTTAGTAGAATGTTATACAGGATCTAAAAAATCCGTAAAGTTTGTAAACGGAATTCTTGGAAGAGTAGTAAGGGAGTTGTTTAAAGGATATGAGGATAGTTTTTATATCAGATCTACACAGTAA
- a CDS encoding metallophosphoesterase family protein: protein MRIVFISDLHSNIYAVEALKKDLKKRSVDKIICLGDIVGYGANPVEVVEWVKENCDLSLRGNHDTLVSNAEPIDMHNPYTLKAAFYNSEVLEDKHKEFLRSLEKDYEDDEMVLTHDEPCIPGSMI, encoded by the coding sequence ATGAGGATAGTTTTTATATCAGATCTACACAGTAATATATACGCTGTGGAAGCTTTAAAAAAAGATTTAAAAAAAAGAAGTGTAGATAAAATTATATGTCTTGGAGATATTGTAGGTTATGGGGCAAATCCTGTAGAAGTTGTAGAATGGGTAAAAGAGAACTGTGATTTATCTTTACGAGGCAATCATGACACTTTAGTGTCGAATGCTGAGCCTATAGATATGCATAACCCTTACACACTAAAAGCAGCTTTTTATAACTCAGAAGTTTTAGAAGATAAACATAAAGAGTTTTTGAGATCTTTAGAAAAAGATTACGAAGACGATGAAATGGTCTTGACCCACGATGAGCCTTGTATCCCTGGAAGTATGATATAG
- a CDS encoding RNA-guided endonuclease InsQ/TnpB family protein, whose product MKPQEKIKRVLTIRVGGKERKRKVRTLLLDLAHFRNILTILITKYYTLYKEHLLNQSILYGLVAKNYTGKYKEEFEKVLKNIESNPELADLLIKLKNQKEKVDNPHYIQYIIRQTIKDFKNFFKSLESFKTNPEKFKEIPRPPKAKKLKYLMNFSVEGNVNTFKQEGDKIIIRLKNNKYLKVKLPKDFPYKISSLRIKLFGDDLYVDAVYEQEVELKNPVGEYKAGIDIGLDEMISVVSENVELKSFIVSGKEIKAFNQWFNKEMSKLRAEINNLKNSVKRGFIENQVATKKIYELELKMKSLSSHRKRWLDNNFHKIARKLVDLLHETGHKTIYIGKNAIESKNGIDLGKKTNQEFVSIPFRRLIKLIEYKAYEYGMEVIEVDESYTSKTSPLANIFEVKETKNKEVCQGKRDGDIFKDKVLNKVFHADLVGAVNIIRVGAKLLRLRFYENLKTFFIKLCNPVKLKLIDLFYKVSPESLRIGSSRQGVKFSAGWMEKSGYLNTFGT is encoded by the coding sequence ATGAAACCACAAGAAAAAATAAAAAGAGTTCTTACCATAAGAGTAGGGGGAAAAGAAAGAAAAAGAAAAGTAAGAACTCTACTTTTAGACCTTGCTCACTTTAGAAACATACTTACAATCCTTATCACAAAATATTATACCCTTTATAAAGAACATTTACTAAACCAATCTATTCTCTATGGTCTTGTTGCAAAAAACTATACAGGTAAATACAAAGAAGAGTTTGAAAAGGTCTTAAAAAATATAGAAAGTAATCCTGAATTAGCAGACCTACTTATAAAACTTAAAAATCAGAAAGAGAAAGTAGATAATCCTCACTACATCCAATACATCATCCGTCAGACTATAAAAGACTTTAAAAACTTTTTCAAATCTCTTGAAAGCTTTAAAACCAATCCTGAAAAATTTAAAGAAATACCAAGACCACCTAAAGCTAAAAAACTTAAATATCTTATGAACTTTTCTGTAGAAGGAAATGTTAACACCTTTAAGCAAGAAGGAGATAAAATAATAATCAGGCTCAAAAACAATAAGTATCTTAAAGTTAAATTACCTAAAGATTTCCCTTATAAAATTTCTTCACTAAGAATAAAACTCTTTGGAGATGACCTTTATGTAGATGCTGTTTATGAGCAAGAAGTAGAATTAAAAAATCCTGTAGGAGAATATAAAGCAGGAATAGATATTGGACTTGATGAAATGATATCTGTTGTAAGTGAAAATGTAGAGTTAAAAAGTTTTATAGTATCAGGAAAAGAAATAAAAGCTTTCAATCAGTGGTTTAACAAAGAAATGTCAAAACTTAGAGCTGAAATAAACAACTTAAAAAACTCTGTCAAGAGAGGTTTTATTGAAAACCAAGTTGCTACTAAGAAGATTTATGAATTAGAATTAAAGATGAAATCTCTATCTTCCCACAGAAAGAGGTGGCTTGATAACAACTTTCACAAAATAGCAAGGAAACTGGTTGATTTACTCCATGAAACAGGACATAAAACCATCTACATAGGAAAAAATGCAATTGAAAGTAAAAACGGTATAGACTTAGGAAAGAAAACTAATCAAGAGTTTGTATCTATTCCTTTTAGAAGGTTGATAAAGTTAATAGAATACAAAGCTTATGAGTATGGGATGGAAGTTATAGAGGTTGATGAGAGTTATACATCTAAAACATCACCGTTAGCTAATATATTTGAAGTAAAAGAGACAAAAAATAAAGAAGTATGTCAAGGAAAAAGGGATGGAGATATATTTAAAGATAAAGTTTTAAATAAAGTATTTCACGCAGATTTAGTGGGAGCAGTAAATATTATTAGAGTAGGAGCCAAGCTCCTGAGACTTAGATTTTACGAAAATCTTAAAACTTTCTTTATAAAGCTTTGCAATCCTGTAAAGCTTAAGTTGATTGATTTGTTTTACAAAGTATCTCCTGAGTCCTTACGGATAGGGAGTAGTAGGCAGGGAGTAAAATTCTCTGCAGGGTGGATGGAAAAATCAGGTTATTTGAATACATTTGGAACTTAA
- a CDS encoding nucleoside deaminase translates to MKEINTKFIELAIKEAEKALKKGEVPVGAVLVKDDKVVSKGYNLRISKKNALYHAEIVAIERACKKLKSWRLDDTVLYTTLEPCLMCAGAIMQARIKKVVFLAKDEKGGAVLSNYTVFDDKKLPFKVEYSYIPDERAEKLLKDFFKILREAKHHDKV, encoded by the coding sequence ATGAAAGAAATTAACACAAAATTTATTGAGTTAGCTATAAAAGAAGCTGAGAAAGCTCTAAAAAAGGGAGAAGTTCCGGTAGGAGCTGTTTTAGTAAAAGATGATAAGGTTGTATCCAAGGGTTATAACTTAAGAATCTCTAAAAAAAATGCTTTGTACCATGCTGAAATTGTTGCAATAGAAAGAGCCTGTAAAAAACTTAAAAGCTGGAGATTAGATGATACTGTTTTATATACGACCTTAGAGCCTTGTCTTATGTGTGCCGGTGCGATTATGCAAGCTCGTATTAAAAAGGTTGTATTTCTTGCAAAAGATGAAAAAGGTGGAGCTGTTTTAAGTAATTACACTGTATTTGATGATAAAAAACTACCTTTTAAAGTAGAGTATTCTTACATTCCAGACGAGAGAGCAGAAAAACTGTTAAAAGATTTTTTTAAAATATTAAGAGAAGCTAAACACCACGATAAAGTCTAA